The genomic segment ATCGAGAAATTCGACAAGTCgaaattgaagaagacagaaaCGCAAGAGAAAAATCCACTGCCTTCCAAAGAAAGTAAgctccgccccccgcccccccatctTCAGAAAAGGCTGGGCGGCAGCGGCGAGGGGGTGTTggagggcgggggaggggcgaGGCTGCGACAAGAGTCGGGGTGCGCGGGGGCGGAGCCGGCGGTTGGATGAATGCGGCTGGGAAAGCTTAATGAAAGATTGTTTTGCAGCCAGCAAACACAGGGCTTTAGTAATTTACCAATGCAATACTTTACAGACTGCCTGTATACTTAGAGAATTTTTATATGAACAGATGTTTTAAATGCAAGGACTATCATCATTTGTTTGGCCACACTGAACCCTTTTACTCAGCATcctccatcttttttcttttttgtctttttccggtcACAGCGATCGAACAGGAGAAGCAAGCCAGCGAGTCGTAATGAGGCGTGCCCCGCCGATATGCACTGTACATTCCACAAGCATTGCCTTCTTACTTTACTTCTTTTAgctgtttaactttgtaagatgCAAGGAAATTGGATCAAGTTCAAATGACTGTGCTGCCCTTTTCTCACATCAAAGAACTACCGACAACGAAGGCCGCGCCTGCCTCTCCCATCTCCCTGTCTGGCTAGCAGGAAAGGAAGAGCTGGGTGGGACGACAGTGAAGTCTAGAGTTAATACCAAGCTGGTCCAAGGTGTCCTCCAAGCTTTAAAAGGTGTTTAATCAGAGTGacattgtttttcaaaatgatttgcATTATTGGAATGCACGATTTTTACgtagaaataaagttttaaaccCTCCTGGTATGACTGGTGTTTGCAACGAACAGTTTATTCACTGATGAAACTTTTGCAAAGGAACCTGTTTCCTGGTCTCACTGGGGAGTGATAAATGACAAACATCTGGTGATTTGGATAAATTCTAATACTGCATAGGAATGGGTTTTACGCAGATATGTGGTATACTTTATACTAGCTAATTGGGAGATCATTTTTTTTAGGCTGGTTAAATTCCCATGCATTATATGAAAGATTTAAGAAGAATATATTTGCAGTCCTTCACTCTTATTTTCTTAACCAACACGGGGTTTATTTCATATAATCAAGGAAATTAAGGCATAGCATAGTGTCATATTTCTGCTCTGAAATTCAACCTGGCTACTTAACCAAGTACAAGCTCTAGCACAAATAGCATTTAAGCAGgcttgtcaggaaaaaaaaaaaaattgtatagaaattgtattttttaacagCTACTTTAGAAAGAAATTTGTGGTTTGTGATTCTTCATTGTCTAATGGCTGACTTTCAATTACATTTTAGTATTTAAATgagcttttactttttcttacatatactattttctaaattttatttatttggataatttttaaaaaaattttaagataattattattttttttaattttaaaattttaaatcacttaGCACTGGTGATAATTTTGCTAAGTTTAAACTCAGCAGGGACTAACAGGCTCATTTCCAGGTCTTCATTAAATCTTTAAATAACTTCTCagtcatttgaaatattttccatgTTGTGTAAATGTAAACCTTTGTTTCTGGAGGTTTAATGTGCAGGAATAGAAAGTAGGGATCAAAACATTGTTTTGAAGTAAATGATTTTGTTAACAATTATTAATGGATTCCAGTGTTTTGTAAAGGATGCAAATAGGACTAAAACAACAGCATTTAAGAATGTTAATTTagtgtatttaatttataataaaaacatccaaaaaactaaactttcttttccaaaaattgacttctgaaaatatcttttttcaaagtaaggtggagaaaaggaaagtGCAAATTGTTGAAACTGGTGGATATCATTTCCTTTGCTCAACATTCATTTTGAGAAATGCACAGGAAACCACTTACCACTGGTTTAGACAATCAGGTAGACCACTTAGAAGCCTTAATCTTCATAGAAAGGGATGCGATGTGTACCTGCAAAGCTGGTGTAgggattgtagaaaaatataaactagtatacacagttttgtgacaaatgcttgctaatgacattctaagtaaagcagcttctaaggggctattaagcagccTTTAAGGGGCTATTGagatgtaaagcagcttctaaggggctattaagcaACTTCTAAAGAGGCCATACAAAGGGGCAGGCGGgcccaagtacactaaacattccaagaagggAATGGCCCCCACTCaattccaggaactgactagtacCTTATCTAAGAGCCTCCTagccaggccccagggaagataTACGATTAAGAGAAGCGCAGTTCCTTATCGGTGGTACCAGCCTGCTGAAGCCCACCTGtgaatctaaaggcaccacagatctagatctatcggggtgccagcctgctaaatgCCTGTAAATCCAAgggtgccacagataaccaacaactcatcctgtcataaagatctgttcaggaaaaactgtataaaaggtgcttgtattgtaaactggAGGACCGCTTTTGTCCTGGAGAcgaagcgaccccagcatgctggattaataaaacctcatgtttattgcaacggTTTCtatctcgtggtctttgtgaggttaGCCATCCCGacctgtgggatttgtgcatggtgcacgggtcttacattgGAAGTGCACAGCTTTCTCAATCAAGAGAAGACAAGGTGAGTAATGTTCTGGGACTATCTGAAGATAGAGGCACTGGAGCCctgccttttctccttcctgcGTAAGGCACAAAGATAAACCGATCCTATAGTAGCTTTACGTTTTTGTAGTGTGCATTTTTCAAACATTGGGCACATTAAATAAGACTGGGAGGAATTAACACAACTCCGTTGTTCCTCAGATTAAACAACGGGGATGGGAAAGcctgcattttttaatttgatgtggAAGAATTCTCTTTGAGACAGAATATTTCCAGAGGGCCTGGGGGCATTTCTGAATCAGTGTAGAAATTTATGCTTCTAATATTTAGAAACTGAGTCAACAAAATTTTTCACAGACACAGGGAATGTCAGGATTATTAAACTGAGGAAGATTCAAATTTTGAAGGAGACCCTAGCTACTGCGTATTTGACCCTGGGTCCTCCCTGCCAAGGAAGAAACAGGCCAAGGGAAATCTTAAGTAAGTAAATGGGTATGAGAGCTGAAGTTCACCCGGTTTTGTCTAGACCTTCTACAAATTTTGAACTGAGCAGGacgaataaataaaaaataaaaaataaagtttactaaAGGACTCAGAACtgagttgttttcatttttaagtctCAAAATTTTCAACCATTAACTGCCAACTGTTTTTAGTCTTCCAGTGGATGgaattttaaagctattttattctttcaggagaaCAATACAGCTTTGGGGCTGGGTGTGAAATGACTTTGTATATGGGGTTGGGGAAACACACAAAGACTTAGCCTACTTTGAGCTTGTCATCTGTATATGGCCTCTTAATATCCCTTAAAATTAGAGTTGGGTATTGTCTCCTGAAAAAGcatgaggaaaatatttttatttccccaaaGAAACATCTAATTCcgtaagacaaaaaaataaaatattgtgccATTTCTAAATGTATGGGGCCAGTTTCATGCTTACTAGAAAAAACAGTGTATTTTAGAAACAGCActacaaccaaaaaataaaagatggttAAGTCTTTCTTAGTGCAACATATAAACTCAAAAAGCATTGTTTAGTAACGTTGAAAGCACTTAATGTTTGGTTATCCTAGTAGATGTCACTGGcctagagagagaagaaaaatatactcTTCCCTACCCCAAAGTAAAATTTTCCACATTTATATTACACTTCCAGTAGTTTTTTACACTGTAATCTTGAAGAAGTAAACACTCCAATTgggtttaaacatattttatatgcatgttaTGAGAAAGGGCTATATTACAAATTCAAGACATGAATGTGCAATAAAGtaagctatgaaaaaaaaatgtttctcagaCTTGTATTTACCTATCTAAACTTTCCTTGAATACATGTACAGCCTTTTTTCTCTCATCACCTTGTCATGGTATTGTCATCCTTATTGTTGGCTTCTGAGACTTCTATGGGCAGGGTTTGGGCAGGctgtatatatattcatgtacTCTTTCTTCTATGTCCAAAAGTGCCTTCATAGTAATGCACATATATTAGAGCTTTAGTATGTACTTTCTCCTTTAAAAGATGGATagtttatttaatatgtttgttTTGGGGTAACTTTGAACACATGCATGTTGGGCTAGGttccataattttaaatatatttggaaaacatttaaacACTAATTTGTCATTGTTCTTCATTGTGCTGATATGAATCGGTACTTGTAGCCAAACACATGTtattaaacaagtaaataagtAGTCCCTGTCCTTCTATTTCCTCCATTAGTTATAATGTGGCCTTTGCATCTAACTCTGAGTGGAAAATGCTAAGAaattattcttttccatttttaaagtgaATTATAAATACAAGCGCTTTGAATTTCTAAGTgagttttaaaatcaatttgttgATTTAGTGTGGACATTTTTCCAAACGTATCTATAATGATTACATTCAAATTCCTCCAAATGTTCAAAGGTGAGTGAGCTTTGATGGAAATCAACTAATTCTTTGCATTGCAATGAAATGTTATCACCATAGAAAGACTGTGCATGATAATTCTTGCCTGTTATCTGTTATGAATCCTTTTTGAGGAATTCCAATATCTAAGAACTGCATTGACAGCATTTTGCTAGAATTTTGTGACTTAAATGTTgaatttcctaaaaacaaaacaaaacaaacaaaaactcttctTATTGttagatgttttctttttctctgttagtCTTGTAAGACTGTGGGCAAAAATGGTCACTCACATGTTAAAAATCCCTTTAGTAAAAGGATGAGCCCTTGAAGATGTTTGGCTGTTGACTTGGTCACATTTGTAGGATTCTACAACTTTCAGCTTCTGATAGAGGGGGAAGTTATACAAACCAGTTGGAGCTATTATGGTCACATTGTTGTCACACAACAGGAAGTTATGCCTTTTCTTATTACCATTGAGCTCTGTAAGAGGCTAATATTATTTAGCTACATGAACATTTTGTGATAATGTTTTCCcaatttagaattaaaaacattttataaggtTTACATATATTAATAGCATATATACTTTGTGTACTGTTTATTTATATACTAGTATATACAAAatagtatattaaatatatatactatatattataactgcattatatagtatatataatagtatatatataaatagtatgtatataatatatactattatatattattatattactataTTATTATATGTGATATATTACATATACCACTATATGAATAAATACTATACAtagcatatttatatattatgttaatagtatgttaatattttaatatagtatatttatatattatattaatagtaTACTAATATTTTGTGCTGTCTGCttaatactatatattttacatatgatatattatttatatattgtattaACTAGACAGCacgaaatatatattttatagtcaATTGTTAATATAATTGTATAGTGCTGTCTGATTATTTTGATCTAAAATAATGGCATGTTTGGTGggttgaataatatttattattttcttaataaaagttATTGAACGCCTGCTTTGTGCCAAGTTCTTTCCTAGTTGCTAGGAATAGGAAGATTATTAAGACTTAGGCCTCGTCTTTATCTAAGTACAAGCAGACCCACGTGAGTGAATAACTGTGTCCAGCCTGAGCCATTTATCTGTTCATTTACCCAACAACTGTTTATACAGCTTCTACTTTTGCCCAGTAATACATTGGGCTGGGAGATAAACTGGAACCAGATTATGAAGAGTCCATGTAACTGGCTGGAATTTGAAAAGTACCTTAGTCAACCAGAAGATATTGGAAGTAAAATCAGTTAGTCCACATGAGGTAGCTTACAGCCTTTTTCTGTACAGAAATGTGGCTGTATATGAAGTAGGGCAAAGAAGAAACTGTCCATATttgtcatataaaaaaaaaaatagatcatcTGTGTTACATTAACCTGGCATGAGAAGGTAATACAACTTATTTCTTATGACACATTTCAATGAGAGGCTGTAAAGCCTACACAGTATAAgtacttttcatgtttttttgctACCAATTTCTATGCTACTGTGGACAAAGAATTAATAgatttcaaattattaaaaatta from the Cynocephalus volans isolate mCynVol1 chromosome Y, mCynVol1.pri, whole genome shotgun sequence genome contains:
- the LOC134368939 gene encoding thymosin beta-4-like — its product is MSDKPDMAEIEKFDKSKLKKTETQEKNPLPSKETIEQEKQASES